In the Arachis stenosperma cultivar V10309 chromosome 8, arast.V10309.gnm1.PFL2, whole genome shotgun sequence genome, GTCAATGCCATATCAAAAGGCTTGATCAAGTTTTTTAAAACAAGAAATTTGTCCTTCACCATTCAAAAAGGGTAACAAATAAGTCTTTCTATACAAAAAAATACAGGTAAAGGAATGGTGATGGACAAAGTTGTCTAGTAAAATATGAATTTGTAATTTTCAAATCCCTTAGAACTCTTTTGTCCCCTGTACTACTTTTATTAGGGATGACATTGGTGGATTCCTCTCATTTTATGGTAGTCATGACTCCTTGTTCTATATATTTATACCTCAACACCAAATaatttgaatagaaaataaataaataacttaatgAAGTGAAGGAAAAGGACCATTAAGAAGGAGTTAAGACCATAGAGTTAAGCTTACATACCTCAGGGCGAAGTATCCTGTCAATTTCAATAAACATATCAAGCATAGTGCATCTGCGCTGCTGAGAAGTCTCGAGGGATAGAAGTCCGTCTGCATGCACCAAATCGTAGGTTCTAGGGTACGTTGGAAAAGCCTCACACCTAGGAGCCACAAAAGATCATACATGTAAGAAAACAGTAACACttattcacaaaatcataatagtagttgataatttaatatatcCTTGCACCCAGCCTACCACCAATAATAATTAAGTAGAATTTCTGAATATAACAACTTCTATATGCTTATGCCTATATCCCCCAAGAATTCTTGACTTGCACAGCACCATTAACTATTAAGCTTTTACACCTttattaacatatatttttttaaccaaTGTCGTCGATCTCAATTATGTAAGTCTTTAAGAATACTTTAACCTTAGTGTGAATGTTATGGTGaccacaaaaagaaaaaggggaaATTGAATAGGCATGTATATCAAAGCATCAATGCTTTTTTCACAGAAAAATCAGAAAATACATTGACATTAAAAAACAGAAggaaaaagcagagaaaaataCCAATCATGCAAGACACCAACATAACCCCTATCGTGAATCAACGGGAGATAGTTTGGCCCAGATATTGGTATGACATTCATGACCCACACAGATTTCCCAGCACGCAGCAATGCAGAATTAAAACCACCAAAATGGGCATTCATGTCTAGAATGTTTCTTAGCATGTTGTAAGGTGGTGGAGGGTCCTCTTCCCCAGGCCTCTTAGGATGATCAGAAAATATTAATGGAGACAAAAGAGACCAATAGTTCTGGACTGTTGTTCTCCAGCTTTCATTGTCCTCCATAATTTCATCGGATTGCAAACCTGAACACAAGTGAATAGGGGCAATAGTAAGATAACCTAGTGAGAAATTTCATTCAGTACATTGTGATAATTAAGAGTGCTATGCCACTATACACAAATGTTCAGGAATGTAACATTAACCATGGATTGCAAGCTCTTCTTTGTTCAAGTTATCCCGAGAAGGCCAGGTTGCCCTCTTATCAATAGAAATCCATCGGCTGCTGTGTGTTCCTGCTATGCAGTTTTTCAGGTCCCGATAATATGGAGATTCCACATCATAACCTCTACCACATAAAGGAGGGGGAGAACCATTCTTTCTGAAAATATGAACAAATTGGGAATGCTAGGAATCAGGAATACTTGTTAATCTTTTATGAagtaaattaaaaagtaaaatactTATGCATATATGCATGGCACAGCAGCATTACCTTGAGCTGTAGCAATTTCTTTTACTGGTTTTCTTCCATACAACAGTTTCATCTTGCTGTGAAAGCATTTCCCAGCAAAGATTTTCGGTAAAATCATGTATAACCTTCCACCTTTCTTGATTATCTTTGTTTCGGGCGTTTACAAGCGGTGATGTCCAGACAAAGTAACCATCCGGTTTTAACAGTCTATCAGCTTCAATCAAGAGAAGGCCATCTAAATGCAATATGAACATTCATAAGACCCATCAGAATCCAATAATTCATTGACCTTAAAGTGCCACAAAATTAGTGAACTAGAAAAACTCAAACTACAGTTTGAAGCTCAGAAAAAGTAAAAGAATCCAGATTCTACACGTTAAAAAAGGGGGATAGTAAAAGCAAATAAAGGAGGCTTGATGAATGAAATCCACAATTATGGGGGAGGAAGAATATGAGATGATAACTTCATTTTGTTGGATAATCACCGATTATGGAAATAAACATAATAAGATGTCTCTACATATGACCAGATGCTTAAACTATGTTTAGTTTCACATTGGCAGCAACATACTTAATAAGCTGATTGAACTAGGGTGGTCAAAGATGGAAAAAGATGAATATATTTAACTTTGGGTAACTCCCTGTGTATATTCTTTCTTCCTTAAAGCATATAGTGTTTCTTAATTTTGCATTTCAAAAGAAAAGTTACACCAACTTAAAAGTTCAATGCCTGAGAGCATATGAAAATACAAAGCCAAAGTTTTAAGAGACAGGATGATAGTTATTGTAATAAtgggttttatttcttgttttgtcaTTTTTACTGTACTGCCAATGATATCTGTAATCTAACATCTTAATTTAGAAGGGCTTACAAATCCGGAAAATAAAAGCTTCATTCAAACAAATGCTTAAAACATAATTTACAAAACATAGCATAATGttggttttcaaaaaatacCTTTTTGGTCCCAATCAATGCCACATCTAGCACAATGCAACATATCAAACGAAAGAGATGGAAATGGCAATTGTTTTGAAGTGATAGAAGCAATCATAGCAGGCAGGCCTCTCTCAAGTGTGAGTTGAACTTGACTGCCTGAAGGCTCATAGTCAGCCACGCACATTGTTAAGAGCTGACTTTGAAAGAGGTGTGCTCCAAAACTACCATAGCCACAGCCAATGTCCAGAATGGTTCTAACCTGTAAATTACAGAATGTTATTAGGAAAGGGATATCTTTGTCAAACATTGAGAGCTAGTTTTTATTTACTACAACCATAATTAATCAGAAAATTCGATCACAAATTTGTCCAAATGCAAGGTACAATCCTACAATATGTTCAATAATCGAGTGTGATTCAATGGCACTTAAGAAAAATCTATTATAGAATAAGGTACATGCTTAGAACAGCCCATAGTATCGTATCTATAGTTATCAGGCATGCAGATGATTTTTTCGAGAACATACCCCCAAGACACTTAACAACCTACCATAGTTATATTTTCAATATTTAACATGTACCAACTAAGTGAAACAATAGATGACAGCCACTGCAAAATATAAGGATAGGCATACTCAATTACGCCATTTtcaatagataaaaaataattatttacccCAGCTTGAATGAAGTTAGATTCATTTCTGAGTCCAATCATCTCTGCAATTTGATGTGAGTAATCTTCAACACCATCAAACATAAGAGATGCTGAACGAAAGGAAATTTGCTCTTCATCGAGCATCATCATCCTGTAACcaaagaaaatacataatttttaaCATCAAATGATAGCTGAAAGTATAACAGCTTCAAGGAGAGATGTATTTCGCTTACCTCTTGGTCAAGCTTCCAGAAGAAAGAACCTCCTGTGCAGTGATCTTAACATTAGCAACCCATATAACATCC is a window encoding:
- the LOC130945092 gene encoding probable pectin methyltransferase QUA2 translates to MSRPLYRGVSGVRTPEHNHDSWESHNKDKLDKEDLDKKGSSNHSSLPLKSPLKLLFSDNSHSKFGTNENGYSSDPLIGTARSRHKLVLHLLKCSLVFLVILALAGSFLWTVSISTTSRGQIYHGYRRLQEKLVSDLLDIGELSSAPSKMKELEFCSPELENYVPCYNISDNMGLGNSDGDQLDRQCGPELRQNCLILSPTNYKIPLRWPTGRDVIWVANVKITAQEVLSSGSLTKRMMMLDEEQISFRSASLMFDGVEDYSHQIAEMIGLRNESNFIQAGVRTILDIGCGYGSFGAHLFQSQLLTMCVADYEPSGSQVQLTLERGLPAMIASITSKQLPFPSLSFDMLHCARCGIDWDQKDGLLLIEADRLLKPDGYFVWTSPLVNARNKDNQERWKVIHDFTENLCWEMLSQQDETVVWKKTSKRNCYSSRKNGSPPPLCGRGYDVESPYYRDLKNCIAGTHSSRWISIDKRATWPSRDNLNKEELAIHGLQSDEIMEDNESWRTTVQNYWSLLSPLIFSDHPKRPGEEDPPPPYNMLRNILDMNAHFGGFNSALLRAGKSVWVMNVIPISGPNYLPLIHDRGYVGVLHDWCEAFPTYPRTYDLVHADGLLSLETSQQRRCTMLDMFIEIDRILRPEGWVIIRDTIPIVDSARALIARLKWDARVVEIESDSHQRLLICQKPFFKRRAN